TTGGCGACATAAGCCGTCGCGTAGAAATAACCGAAAGTGCCAGTAAAAATAGTGTGCGCGAGCACTGTCCCGAGCGAGCGAAAAATGTAGACCGCCCAAAAACTTGACTCCCCGGTCGTCTGCCAGAAGTAAAAAATATTTTCGGCGAAGGCGAAACCGAGCGCGATGATGAGCGCGAATTCGAAGCCGTCCTCCCATTTGTCGAAGTGCGCGCGATTGAGCTCTGTGCTGAAGATGAGCGCGAGTGCTTTCAGGCTCTCTTCGAGTAAGGCGAAAATTAGAATCAAAACGAGTGGTGGAAAATCAAAGTCGAAACCACGCAGCGCGAAGAGCGGCAGCGCGGGAGCAAGACCGAAAAAGAAAAGTTGCACGAGCACATGCGTCGGCTCCGGCTCAGCCAATCTGCGACGCCAAAAAATTACCCACAAAACTACGGGCGGAAACGCGAGGAGCGCGAGAGTGGCTAGCGAGTGGGTTGCCAAATTTCTCCCATTTTAGCGAATCGCAGGGCGAAGAGAATCGTCGTGAACAAGAGCAATAAAATCGGCCAGCTCGGCGTCGCTTCGGCAGTTTGGAAATCAAGCGCGAGCACATCAGCCTGCAAAAATTCTGGTGCCGTGTCGAATCCCGCGAGCGTGAGCGTGCCATTTTCTGAGTGCGCGAAAACATTATAATTGCCACCCTCACGAAAAATTGCGCGCGCGAGCAGCGCAGCACTAGCTTCGCCGAAGCGCACGAAAATCTCGCCCTGCTCCGTCCGCAGCACGAAACCGTCCG
This window of the Patescibacteria group bacterium genome carries:
- a CDS encoding PrsW family glutamic-type intramembrane protease, with the translated sequence MATHSLATLALLAFPPVVLWVIFWRRRLAEPEPTHVLVQLFFFGLAPALPLFALRGFDFDFPPLVLILIFALLEESLKALALIFSTELNRAHFDKWEDGFEFALIIALGFAFAENIFYFWQTTGESSFWAVYIFRSLGTVLAHTIFTGTFGYFYATAYVAKEIVPLKKHEKPLAHFFSNLGKVLRRPLHITIFHLLPRKDSAHGHTSGEVVLEGFLLAVILHAIFNALLFFKILNQNLTPLVVPILLGAAWWYATRFRRIRTPAQKSSRAKLSGRASDSRLGRRRRTADRRAPRP